The proteins below are encoded in one region of Bombus terrestris chromosome 7, iyBomTerr1.2, whole genome shotgun sequence:
- the LOC100648476 gene encoding G-protein coupled receptor Mth2 isoform X1, whose amino-acid sequence MQHFCTIIRVILFILIYRLTEINGEEMEREEDSFCRPFPEIILQGTKIDRSENGSLVHDKLVYPAGLYRVFENKTYGCTCNLRACLRKCCKKDEILGKGIRPNCTRSSNGLPAPVLVLKQHQLATEIKGISRIDELFFLVEDMQCPQRFMLEPERFEDDEFVLLPNGTLETPTVNYAAWSYCFDWQESSKKVVALICSSNSSIVNASSDPEESFDVGIVISIPFFVATFFVYAIIPELRNLYGKTLMCYVACLILAYSFLVFAKLHYLEFVFCSTIVIIGLLSTIPVIHSMGQRSTRLHDTTMFPRRDLVEHIAYGSTMKVESSEQPESFRSNKRYVEEERNVSTIPSTESVDYWTESVSHGGGVSLPVCCPYGQRLSKGQCIETNVTFRFPALYDSNNLTLIDEAPNYQRYFNLRVHDPCIDRQRYKLDPNMNPMDAFMLLNNGSIYMKNEGNILRDADYCFGILDTELFDVILCFNLDENEDTQETTKITVLFPVGLIISVPFLFATFVAYILIPEWKNIHGRTLRSYVGSLLIAYVILAVVQMTPQQQISDSLCIAFAFIIHFSFLASFFWLNVMCFDIWWTFGGFRSLRGSVKQRERKKFLIYSVYAWGCASLLTGVCAIMDFLPDIPKHFIKPQFGRINCWFTTNKARAIYFYAPMGVTVFCNICLFISTALKIVQHKKNTAQQLKSIDSRRHDDNKQWFNLYLKLFIVMGINWSMEIISWLCNNSPAYIWYLTDLTNTLQGVLIFLIFVWKDKVKRLLLKRFSCHRSNILSRNSTRSACHSSAISRTCTLTTTTQFQEKIDPYSNESSSDKAIVMN is encoded by the exons ATGCAGCATTTTTGTACGATTATTCGCGTAATTTTGTTCATTCTAATTTATCGATTAACAGAAATCAATGGGGAGGAAATGGAGAGAGAAGAAGATTCATTTTGTCGTCCATTCCCTGAAATTATTTTGCAAGGAACTAAGATCGATAGATCCGAGAACGGAAGCTTAGTGCACGATAAGTTGGTGTATCCTGCTGGATTGTATCgagtatttgaaaataaaacataCGGATGCACATGTAATTTGCGAGCATGTTTGAGAAAGTGTTGTAAAAAAGACGAGATTTTAGGGAAAGGTATTCGGCCTAACTGTACTCGCTCATCAAACGGGTTACCTGCTCCGGTTCTCGTTCTCAAACAGCATCAACTCGCTACTGAGATTAAAGGAATATCCCGTATAGACGAACTATTTTTTCTCGTGGAGGATATGCAGTGTCCCCAGAGGTTTATGCTTGAACCAGAACGTTTCGAAGATGATGAGTTCGTCCTGCTACCAAACGGTACCCTCGAAACTCCGACCGTCAACTATGCAGCATGGAGTTACTGTTTCGACTGGCAAGAATCTTCCAAAAAGGTCGTCGCTCTAATTTGCTCCTCTAATTCGTCCATAGTAAATGCTTCTTCTGATCCGGAGGAGTCTTTCGACGTTGGCATCGTTATTTCTATACCCTTCTTTGTCGCCACCTTTTTCGTTTATGCGATCATTCCGGAATTGAGGAATCTCTATGGAAAGACGCTAATGTGTTATGTGGCTTGTTTGATACTCGCCTACTCTTTTCTTGTTTTTGCCAAACTGCATTACTTAGAGTTTGTCTTCTGCTCCACAATAG TGATCATTGGCCTATTATCTACGATACCCGTGATACACTCGATGGGACAACGATCCACGCGACTCCATGATACAACAATGTTTCCTCGTCGAGATCTCGTCGAACACATTGCGTACGGATCAACGATGAAAGTGGAAAGTAGCGAGCAACCGGAATCGTTCCGATCGAACAAGAGGTACGTCGAAGAGGAGAGAAATGTTTCTACGATACCAAGTACAGAAAGCGTTGACTATTGGACCGAGTCGGTCAGTCACGGTGGAGGAGTAAGTCTGCCCGTATGTTGCCCGTACGGACAACGTTTGAGCAAGGGCCAATGCATTGAAACGAATGTCACCTTTCGCTTCCCGGCTCTTTACGATTCCAACAACTTGACCTTAATCGACGAGGCACCGAATTATCAACGCTATTTCAATTTGCGCGTTCATGATCCTTGCATCGATCGTCAACGCTATAAACTTGACCCGAATATGAATCCGATGGATGCGTTCATGCTTCTTAACAATGGTTCGATCTATATGAAAAACGAGGGTAATATTCTCCGAGATGCCGACTACTGTTTTGGTATCCTCGATACCGAACTGTTCGATGTGATTCTTTGTTTCAATTTGGACGAGAACGAGGATACGCAGGAAACGACGAAAATCACGGTATTGTTTCCTGTTGGATTGATCATATCGGTGCCATTCTTGTTTGCCACGTTTGTCGCCTACATATTGATACCAGAATGGAAGAATATACACGGCCGTACGCTTCGTAGCTATGTCGGTTCTCTGCTGATCGCCTATGTGATACTCGCGGTCGTACAGATGACTCCGCAGCAACAGATTTCGGATTCTCTTTGCATCGCATTTG CGTTCATcatccatttttctttcttggCCAGTTTCTTCTGGTTGAACGTTATGTGTTTTGATATTTGGTGGACTTTTGG AGGTTTCCGATCTCTACGGGGCAGCGTGAAGCAAAGGGAGCGAaaaaagtttttaatatacTCCGTTTACGCTTGGGGTTGCGCATCGCTACTCACCGGAGTTTGTGCCATTATGGACTTTCTTCCTGACATTCCAAAGCATTTTATCAAGCCACAATTTGGCAGAATTAATTGCTGGTTTACGA CTAACAAGGCAAGGGCAATATACTTTTACGCGCCAATGGGCGTTACTGTGTTTTGCAACATATGCCTTTTCATCTCCACGGCGTTGAAGATCGTGCAACATAAAAAGAACACTGCTCAACAGCTTAAAAGCATAGACAGTAGGCGCCACGATGACAATAAACAATG GTTCAATCTATATTTGAAACTCTTCATCGTAATGGGCATTAATTGGTCAATGGAAATAATATCATGGCTCTGCAACAATTCACCGGCTTACATTTGGTATCTTACAGATCTTACCAATACTTTGCAAGGTGTActcatctttttaattttcgtttggAAAGATAAAGTCAAACGACTGTTATTAAAAAGATTCAGTTGTCACAGAAGTAACATTCTTTCAAGAAACTCGACTCGCAGTGCTTGTCATAGTTCAGCGATATCTCGTACTTGCACATTGACGACGACGACACAGTTTCAGGAGAAAATCGACCCCTATTCGAATGAATCTTCTTCCGACAAAGCAATCGTTATGAATTAA
- the LOC100648476 gene encoding probable G-protein coupled receptor Mth-like 3 isoform X3, translating to MQHFCTIIRVILFILIYRLTEINGEEMEREEDSFCRPFPEIILQGTKIDRSENGSLVHDKLVYPAGLYRVFENKTYGCTCNLRACLRKCCKKDEILGKGIRPNCTRSSNGLPAPVLVLKQHQLATEIKGISRIDELFFLVEDMQCPQRFMLEPERFEDDEFVLLPNGTLETPTVNYAAWSYCFDWQESSKKVVALICSSNSSIVNASSDPEESFDVGIVISIPFFVATFFVYAIIPELRNLYGKTLMCYVACLILAYSFLVFAKLHYLEFVFCSTIAFIIHFSFLASFFWLNVMCFDIWWTFGGFRSLRGSVKQRERKKFLIYSVYAWGCASLLTGVCAIMDFLPDIPKHFIKPQFGRINCWFTTNKARAIYFYAPMGVTVFCNICLFISTALKIVQHKKNTAQQLKSIDSRRHDDNKQWFNLYLKLFIVMGINWSMEIISWLCNNSPAYIWYLTDLTNTLQGVLIFLIFVWKDKVKRLLLKRFSCHRSNILSRNSTRSACHSSAISRTCTLTTTTQFQEKIDPYSNESSSDKAIVMN from the exons ATGCAGCATTTTTGTACGATTATTCGCGTAATTTTGTTCATTCTAATTTATCGATTAACAGAAATCAATGGGGAGGAAATGGAGAGAGAAGAAGATTCATTTTGTCGTCCATTCCCTGAAATTATTTTGCAAGGAACTAAGATCGATAGATCCGAGAACGGAAGCTTAGTGCACGATAAGTTGGTGTATCCTGCTGGATTGTATCgagtatttgaaaataaaacataCGGATGCACATGTAATTTGCGAGCATGTTTGAGAAAGTGTTGTAAAAAAGACGAGATTTTAGGGAAAGGTATTCGGCCTAACTGTACTCGCTCATCAAACGGGTTACCTGCTCCGGTTCTCGTTCTCAAACAGCATCAACTCGCTACTGAGATTAAAGGAATATCCCGTATAGACGAACTATTTTTTCTCGTGGAGGATATGCAGTGTCCCCAGAGGTTTATGCTTGAACCAGAACGTTTCGAAGATGATGAGTTCGTCCTGCTACCAAACGGTACCCTCGAAACTCCGACCGTCAACTATGCAGCATGGAGTTACTGTTTCGACTGGCAAGAATCTTCCAAAAAGGTCGTCGCTCTAATTTGCTCCTCTAATTCGTCCATAGTAAATGCTTCTTCTGATCCGGAGGAGTCTTTCGACGTTGGCATCGTTATTTCTATACCCTTCTTTGTCGCCACCTTTTTCGTTTATGCGATCATTCCGGAATTGAGGAATCTCTATGGAAAGACGCTAATGTGTTATGTGGCTTGTTTGATACTCGCCTACTCTTTTCTTGTTTTTGCCAAACTGCATTACTTAGAGTTTGTCTTCTGCTCCACAATAG CGTTCATcatccatttttctttcttggCCAGTTTCTTCTGGTTGAACGTTATGTGTTTTGATATTTGGTGGACTTTTGG AGGTTTCCGATCTCTACGGGGCAGCGTGAAGCAAAGGGAGCGAaaaaagtttttaatatacTCCGTTTACGCTTGGGGTTGCGCATCGCTACTCACCGGAGTTTGTGCCATTATGGACTTTCTTCCTGACATTCCAAAGCATTTTATCAAGCCACAATTTGGCAGAATTAATTGCTGGTTTACGA CTAACAAGGCAAGGGCAATATACTTTTACGCGCCAATGGGCGTTACTGTGTTTTGCAACATATGCCTTTTCATCTCCACGGCGTTGAAGATCGTGCAACATAAAAAGAACACTGCTCAACAGCTTAAAAGCATAGACAGTAGGCGCCACGATGACAATAAACAATG GTTCAATCTATATTTGAAACTCTTCATCGTAATGGGCATTAATTGGTCAATGGAAATAATATCATGGCTCTGCAACAATTCACCGGCTTACATTTGGTATCTTACAGATCTTACCAATACTTTGCAAGGTGTActcatctttttaattttcgtttggAAAGATAAAGTCAAACGACTGTTATTAAAAAGATTCAGTTGTCACAGAAGTAACATTCTTTCAAGAAACTCGACTCGCAGTGCTTGTCATAGTTCAGCGATATCTCGTACTTGCACATTGACGACGACGACACAGTTTCAGGAGAAAATCGACCCCTATTCGAATGAATCTTCTTCCGACAAAGCAATCGTTATGAATTAA
- the LOC100648476 gene encoding G-protein coupled receptor Mth2 isoform X2 — MFRVVIIGLLSTIPVIHSMGQRSTRLHDTTMFPRRDLVEHIAYGSTMKVESSEQPESFRSNKRYVEEERNVSTIPSTESVDYWTESVSHGGGVSLPVCCPYGQRLSKGQCIETNVTFRFPALYDSNNLTLIDEAPNYQRYFNLRVHDPCIDRQRYKLDPNMNPMDAFMLLNNGSIYMKNEGNILRDADYCFGILDTELFDVILCFNLDENEDTQETTKITVLFPVGLIISVPFLFATFVAYILIPEWKNIHGRTLRSYVGSLLIAYVILAVVQMTPQQQISDSLCIAFAFIIHFSFLASFFWLNVMCFDIWWTFGGFRSLRGSVKQRERKKFLIYSVYAWGCASLLTGVCAIMDFLPDIPKHFIKPQFGRINCWFTTNKARAIYFYAPMGVTVFCNICLFISTALKIVQHKKNTAQQLKSIDSRRHDDNKQWFNLYLKLFIVMGINWSMEIISWLCNNSPAYIWYLTDLTNTLQGVLIFLIFVWKDKVKRLLLKRFSCHRSNILSRNSTRSACHSSAISRTCTLTTTTQFQEKIDPYSNESSSDKAIVMN; from the exons ATGTTTCGTGTAGTGATCATTGGCCTATTATCTACGATACCCGTGATACACTCGATGGGACAACGATCCACGCGACTCCATGATACAACAATGTTTCCTCGTCGAGATCTCGTCGAACACATTGCGTACGGATCAACGATGAAAGTGGAAAGTAGCGAGCAACCGGAATCGTTCCGATCGAACAAGAGGTACGTCGAAGAGGAGAGAAATGTTTCTACGATACCAAGTACAGAAAGCGTTGACTATTGGACCGAGTCGGTCAGTCACGGTGGAGGAGTAAGTCTGCCCGTATGTTGCCCGTACGGACAACGTTTGAGCAAGGGCCAATGCATTGAAACGAATGTCACCTTTCGCTTCCCGGCTCTTTACGATTCCAACAACTTGACCTTAATCGACGAGGCACCGAATTATCAACGCTATTTCAATTTGCGCGTTCATGATCCTTGCATCGATCGTCAACGCTATAAACTTGACCCGAATATGAATCCGATGGATGCGTTCATGCTTCTTAACAATGGTTCGATCTATATGAAAAACGAGGGTAATATTCTCCGAGATGCCGACTACTGTTTTGGTATCCTCGATACCGAACTGTTCGATGTGATTCTTTGTTTCAATTTGGACGAGAACGAGGATACGCAGGAAACGACGAAAATCACGGTATTGTTTCCTGTTGGATTGATCATATCGGTGCCATTCTTGTTTGCCACGTTTGTCGCCTACATATTGATACCAGAATGGAAGAATATACACGGCCGTACGCTTCGTAGCTATGTCGGTTCTCTGCTGATCGCCTATGTGATACTCGCGGTCGTACAGATGACTCCGCAGCAACAGATTTCGGATTCTCTTTGCATCGCATTTG CGTTCATcatccatttttctttcttggCCAGTTTCTTCTGGTTGAACGTTATGTGTTTTGATATTTGGTGGACTTTTGG AGGTTTCCGATCTCTACGGGGCAGCGTGAAGCAAAGGGAGCGAaaaaagtttttaatatacTCCGTTTACGCTTGGGGTTGCGCATCGCTACTCACCGGAGTTTGTGCCATTATGGACTTTCTTCCTGACATTCCAAAGCATTTTATCAAGCCACAATTTGGCAGAATTAATTGCTGGTTTACGA CTAACAAGGCAAGGGCAATATACTTTTACGCGCCAATGGGCGTTACTGTGTTTTGCAACATATGCCTTTTCATCTCCACGGCGTTGAAGATCGTGCAACATAAAAAGAACACTGCTCAACAGCTTAAAAGCATAGACAGTAGGCGCCACGATGACAATAAACAATG GTTCAATCTATATTTGAAACTCTTCATCGTAATGGGCATTAATTGGTCAATGGAAATAATATCATGGCTCTGCAACAATTCACCGGCTTACATTTGGTATCTTACAGATCTTACCAATACTTTGCAAGGTGTActcatctttttaattttcgtttggAAAGATAAAGTCAAACGACTGTTATTAAAAAGATTCAGTTGTCACAGAAGTAACATTCTTTCAAGAAACTCGACTCGCAGTGCTTGTCATAGTTCAGCGATATCTCGTACTTGCACATTGACGACGACGACACAGTTTCAGGAGAAAATCGACCCCTATTCGAATGAATCTTCTTCCGACAAAGCAATCGTTATGAATTAA